From the genome of Papaver somniferum cultivar HN1 chromosome 2, ASM357369v1, whole genome shotgun sequence, one region includes:
- the LOC113351915 gene encoding E3 ubiquitin-protein ligase UPL5-like, whose amino-acid sequence METMDKACTHHVNFSVLINGSSNGRFETSKGLRQGDHLSPFLFLLVVESLNLLFIKACDIGWFKGFEAIQNETVFKGKLQEDIFSSSGEVSQIHSYALSFGCKVEQLPISYVGLPLGDKYMSKEKWHIVMERIEARLTISSTIYLSRGVSEEKDATLAQLRYVNNDVVEWNLGITRRVQDPVIAEPSSLLLMLENCPLGDVNSKDNRIWSGETSNGSFAGLRRIRYRTTVFIIAKEFGYAKMKRDATGRVLDDNNQSTSCSNTRYVGSSSPKSLQVFVRYSGGKTQVIHANTDDTVEYVHEQITKKTKIPVHEQGCIYYRGKKLEMDKTLEYYSIQKDAQLQLVARLRSTKNPKAWQLVNKLVSTVGSLCRGEYRGANTVVVNDVKLFVNMSSGLTATIFGHNQVFVDGGAAAALVMLSVSPITGNKECAEEAIRLFLQPLSSATITAPIVLEFCQLLYSKTPQDNPLFISCLNTLGEILAIAVIRNNVGIEHAKGTVANMGLSAFVSELGSKVIKGLDSCINPQQIAVMSLSDDVRNFIAFFNPLCKIIENGLGKMVSVPICLTDLLLCYNVELGTLHVIFLEMLGKIDECLKTLEISVGKTDSFRTQQGQYLSILKTLNTLSKLYQGAEENILSVLRSRKVALNTLILDSRRSDNHHRWILEHKDLTTSESRRHLTMMLLPEVKANGHLFEMLINREQLLAESFEYISKANVKDLRYGRLFMEFKNEVATGPGVLREWFCAVCQAIYNPQNALYLACPDDKRRFFPNPASDVHSLHLEYFHFCGRVIALSLVYKVQVGILLDRTFFLQLAGKTVSLEDVRDADPLFYSSCKKILEMDTELLDSDALGLTFVSEIEKLGSRTIVELLPEGNSIALNSKNRVEYVNLLTQHRFATSVSHQVKKFAEGFSEILGSTDLLAFFFRSLEHEDLDRMLHGSDKAICVEDWKAHTEYNGCKRTDSHIIWFWKIVEGMSDEQRRVLLFFWTSVKYLPVEGFGGLQSLLHIYNKSHNSYEHLPSARTCFYRLCLPRYKSEAITQKSLQIITQEHLSCSFGMG is encoded by the exons ATGGAGACGATGGATAAAGCCTGTACCCATCATGTCAACTTCTCTGTCTTAATCAATGGGTCATCGAATGGTAGGTTTGAAACCTCTAAGGGGTTGAGACAAGGTGATCATTTATCTCCCTTTCTCTTCCTCTTAGTTGTTGAATCCTTAAATCTCCTTTTCATTAAAGCTTGTGATATTGGTTGGTTTAAGGGGTTTGAAGCAATTCAAAATGAAACTGTG TTTAAAGGTAAACTTCAAGAAGACATCTTTAGTTCCAGCGGGGAGGTTTCACAAATTCATTCTTATGCCTTGTCTTTTGGTTGTAAGGTTGAACAACTCCCTATTTCTTACGTAGGTTTGCCTTTAGGGGATAAGTATATGTCCAAGGAAAAGTGGCATATAGTGATGGAGAGAATAGAGGCTAGGTTGACTATATCGTCAACTATTTATCTTTCTCGAGGAG TTTCAGAAGAAAAAGATGCTACACTCGCTCAACTAAGATACGTTAATAATGATGTTGTGGAGTGGAACTTGGGAATCACGAGAAGAGTGCAAGACCCGGTTATTGCTGAGCCCTCTTCCTTATTGCTTATGTTGGAAAATTGTCCACTTGGAGATGTTAACTCAAAGGATAACCGAATTTGGAGTGGTGAAACATCGAATGGGTCTTTTGCG GGCTTACGCCGCATACGATACAGGACCACTGTTTTCATAATTGCGAAAGAATTTGGGTATGCAAAGATGAAAAGAGATGCTACTGGCAGAGTTCTTGATGATAATAATCAATCAACGTCTTGCAGCAATACCAGATATGTTGGGTCTTCGTCACCAAAGTCTTTGCAGGTCTTTGTGAGATATTCTGGTGGTAAGACACAAGTAATACATGCAAATACCGATGATACAGTTGAATATGTTCATGAACAAATTACAAAAAAGACTAAAATACCTGTGCATGAGCAAGGTTGTATATATTACAGAGGAAAAAAACTTGAGATGGATAAAACCCTAGAATATTATTCGATACAGAAAGATGCACAGCTTCAATTGGTTGCAAGGTTGAGGAGTACTAAAAATCCGAAAGCATGGCAACTTGTAAATAAGTTAGTCTCCACAGTAGGTAGTCTGTGTAGAGGTGAATATCGTGGTGCAAATACAGTTGTTGTTAATGATGTTAAGCTGTTCGTTAATATGTCTTCGGGATTGACTGCGACTATTTTTGGTCATAATCAAGTATTTGTAGACGGTGGTGCTGCGGCAGCTCTGGTTATGCTGTCTGTGTCACCAATTACAGGTAACAAAGAGTGTGCTGAAGAGGCAATCCGACTTTTTTTACAGCCTCTTAGTTCAGCAACAATTACAGCTCCTATCGTTTTAGAGTTCTGTCAATTGCTTTATAGTAAAACACCTCAAGACAATCCGCTTTTTATTTCTTGCCTAAACACTCTAGGGGAAATTTTGGCTATTGCGGTGATTAGAAATAATGTAGGCATAGAACATGCTAAAGGAACAGTTGCAAATATGGGGTTGTCTGCATTTGTATCTGAGCTGGGAAGTAAAGTGATAAAGGGTTTAGACTCTTGTATTAATCCGCAACAAATTGCTGTAATGTCGTTGTCAGATGATGTTCGTAATTTTATTGCATTCTTTAATCCTTTGTGTAAAATAATTGAGAACGGGTTAGGCAAGATGGTTTCTGTACCTATTTGTTTGACTGATTTACTCCTATGTTATAACGTGGAGCTTGGAACGCTGCACGTAATTTTCTTAGAAATGCTTGGAAAAATTGATGAATGCTTGAAAACATTGGAGATTTCGGTTGGCAAAACTGATAGTTTTCGGACTCAGCAGGGTCAATACCTTTCTATATTAAAGACACTGAATACTTTATCTAAACTTTATCAAGGTGCTGAAGAAAATATTCTATCTGTCCTGCGGTCAAGGAAGGTTGCTTTAAACACACTAATTTTGGATTCAAGGAGGAGCGATAATCATCATCGTTGGATTCTTGAGCATAAGGATTTGACAACTTCTGAATCTAGGAGGCATTTGACGATGATGCTGTTGCCTGAGGTGAAAGCTAATGGACATTTGTTTGAAATGCTTATAAACAGGGAACAGTTATTGGCTGAATCATTTGAGTATATAAGTAAAGCTAATGTAAAGGATTTGCGTTATGGTCGACTTTTCATGGAGTTTAAAAATGAGGTAGCAACTGGTCCTGGCGTTTTAAGAGAGTGGTTTTGCGCAGTCTGCCAAGCAATATACAATCCACAGAATGCCCTATATCTAGCCTGCCCAGACGACAAGAGAAGGTTTTTTCCTAATCCAGCATCCGATGTACACTCACTCCACCTTGAATATTTTCACTTTTGTGGCCGGGTAATTGCGTTGTCACTGGTGTACAAAGTGCAAGTAGGAATCCTATTAGATCGCACATTTTTCTTGCAATTGGCTGGTAAGACCGTGTCTTTGGAAGACGTGAGAGACGCTGATCCATTATTTTATTCAAGCTGCAAGAAGATTCTAGAAATGGATACTGAATTGTTGGATTCAGATGCTTTGGGTCTAACATTTGTCAGTGAAATCGAAAAATTAGGATCCAGGACAATTGTGGAGCTCCTTCCAGAAGGAAATAGCATTGCGTTGAATAGTAAGAACCGAGTAGAGTATGTAAATCTCCTTACACAACATCGTTTTGCGACCTCGGTCTCACATCAAGTAAAAAAATTTGCCGAAGGTTTTTCTGAAATTCTAGGCAGTACAGACCTGCTTGCGTTCTTTTTTCGGAGTTTGGAGCATGAAGATCTTGATCGGATGCTGCATGGAAGTGATAAAGCTATATGTGTTGAGGACTGGAAAGCGCACACAGAGTATAATGGCTGTAAAAGAACTGATAGTCATATCATCTGGTTTTGGAAG ATTGTAGAAGGCATGTCAGATGAGCAGCGAAGGGTACTTCTTTTCTTCTGGACATCAGT